The DNA sequence CCCCGCCCCCTCCCCGTTTGCTGATCCGGTGCGTGCGGCATGCGGGGAGCCAGGACAGGTGGAGAACATATCTCGACCAAATGCGGGCGCCCAACTTTGAAAGGTTACATTTTAAGGAGGGAATAGCGCATAGCCAACAACTTACAAACGTTGTCTACGCAGTCCTTACTTATATGCATCTCCTCTATGCTGGACTGAAGTTATCCTGACTTTCCTTGGATCATTATCCACAGAATAAAGAACCCTGTACTTGCCAATCCTTAATCTGTAGGTATTATCCGGGTATCCTTCCATCGGCTTAACATCAAAACCTGATCTTGGTTGAACAGGATTCTTCTCAAATTCATCAAGTAATTTTAGAAATTTCTCAACAACGTATTTTGGGACTTTTTCTAAATCTTTCTCAACCCGTTCATCGATAAGAACTTCGTATGGAGTTGTGTTTCTGCTCACTCATATCAACTTCCACTTGAAACTCTTTTCCTCATTCGAGATTTAAAATCTTCTTTTGATATCCCTTTAAAATCAGCAAGGCGGCGATAATGTTCTTGGATATGTTCCGCGCTTATATCTTCGATTGATACCTTATTCATGAGCATATTCAGGACATCATCAAAAGTCAAGTCACCAAACTTAT is a window from the Candidatus Methanoperedens sp. genome containing:
- a CDS encoding type II toxin-antitoxin system RelE/ParE family toxin — translated: MSRNTTPYEVLIDERVEKDLEKVPKYVVEKFLKLLDEFEKNPVQPRSGFDVKPMEGYPDNTYRLRIGKYRVLYSVDNDPRKVRITSVQHRGDAYK